The genomic segment GATTTCCTGTACTGTTTCGGCGATTTTTTTTGGGAGTCGAGCTGGAATGAGGAGAATAGCCCCTTTTTCATCCAGGTATTTGGCCTCATACGAGTAGAATTCATGCTGGGGAACGATTTCGCCCGGAATGGAAGCGATGGGGTTTTCATTTCCCAGAACTGAACACTCGACCTCCTGGCCCTCGATGAATTCCTCAAGGAGTACCGTCTGGTCATATTGGAAGGCGTTTTTTAGAGCGGGCAGGAATTCTTCCTCTTTTTTGACCTTGCTGATGCCCACCGAGGAACCAAGATTGGCCGGTTTGACAAAGAACGGTACGCCTATTTGTTCTACCACCTTTTGAAAACCGGTATCCGAGGAGGGGGCAAGACTAAGAAAGCGTACCACCGGTATTCCGGCTTCCCTGAGGAGTCTTTTCGTGACTTCCTTGTTCATTCCAATCGCTGAACCCAATACTCCTGTGCCCACAAATGGCAGGTTCAGAAGTTTGAGCATTCCCTGAATGGTTCCGTCTTCACCAAGGGGACCATGGAGGAGAGGAAAAACCACATCAACTGGCCCTATTAACCTTCCCTGGGAGTAATTGAAAAGCTGTCCGCGCTGTGGATGAGGGAGAAAGAGTACCTGGTCTTTGTCTTTCCAGCGCTCTTTCCCACGGAAAAAAGACGGAGTAACAAGGTGCCAGAGGCCTTCCTTGTCGATACCGATGAGGATGACCTCGTATTTGGTTTTATCAATGGCTTCAAAGACGTTCTCGGCCGATTGGATGGATACTTCGTGTTCCACTGATTTTCCCCCAAAAATGAGTGCGACCTTCATTTTGCCATTCATATTCGATGCTCCCTTTTTCTTTGATTTTTTATTCTACTAGACGGAGCAAGTACCAGACAGTCTTGCCGGCAATTTTTCTGTTCCTTTGAATTTCGGCTTGGAAGAA from the Atribacterota bacterium genome contains:
- the ddlA gene encoding D-alanine--D-alanine ligase encodes the protein MNGKMKVALIFGGKSVEHEVSIQSAENVFEAIDKTKYEVILIGIDKEGLWHLVTPSFFRGKERWKDKDQVLFLPHPQRGQLFNYSQGRLIGPVDVVFPLLHGPLGEDGTIQGMLKLLNLPFVGTGVLGSAIGMNKEVTKRLLREAGIPVVRFLSLAPSSDTGFQKVVEQIGVPFFVKPANLGSSVGISKVKKEEEFLPALKNAFQYDQTVLLEEFIEGQEVECSVLGNENPIASIPGEIVPQHEFYSYEAKYLDEKGAILLIPARLPKKIAETVQEISLKSFQTLSCEGMARVDFLIRNKKEIFVSEVNTIPGFTRISMYPKLWEASGITYPELIDRLIYLALERFEREKHLKTHYILPDKG